DNA from Podarcis muralis chromosome 13, rPodMur119.hap1.1, whole genome shotgun sequence:
TCAGTGAAATGGCTATGGATTTGGGTACAGTGGTAGAGATATAGCAAACATCTAAAAATGACAAGCTTGTCAAAAAGAAATACATGGGGCTGTGTAGGTGGTGGTCTAAGGCCACAGTAGTCACGATGAGAAAATTCCCCACTAAGGCTGTTAAGTAAATGAAGAGAAACACCACAGAATGCAAAACCTGCACATCACGATCATCAGAAAATGCCATAAGAAGGAACTCTGTTGCAGTAGTTTGGTTGTTCATTTACTTTCTTTCTGATATTCTGCGGAGTGAACGGTAAACTTGTTTAAGATGGAGATTCTGCAAAGGGGAAGCATTTGTTCATGATTATAAAATCATAATGTGCATATTGAAGTTCAATTGTCATTTTTATTGCCCTTAGAAATATCAAGCATAATTTAACAATTTTAAGTAAAACAGGTGACATAATATTATGGaatgtaagttattatttgagctaccaaaaaaagaaaaaagaaaaaggaaaaaccccAACAAACTTTAAGAGAGAGCATAGGTTGTATGATATCATACAGCAAAATACCACAGAAGTGTGTGCAACCTACTCCACTCTGGATATTGTTGACAGCAGCTCTCATCCACTCCAGTGCTCATCCCCATTATATGAGATTACGTGGAAGACCACAAATTTTGCACTCTGCAGCAAAATATCAGCTACTATGCTAACAATGAAGCCACTAAGTGTTAATAACGTCTGGAATGGTTTATCAGTACTCACATGTTGTGGTTGagaagaaggaaggggaagacTCAGTAGCTTTGAATGTTACAATTGGATTAAAATGGAtacaaatgaaagcattttaaCCCTTGAAAGCAttgggttaaaaaataaaaatctgataaCAGTTCAGACCATGGTTCTGTCTAGCTCATCTGCAATGATTAGCACCAGTGCTCCAGAGATTTAGACGAGAATCTTTCTCATGCTTTGCTGAAAATACCAGTTTGTGCTCCATCACTAAATAGCAATCTCAGCCCATTGCTGTTGAATGGGCCCAGTTCTTTTCATAAAGAAATCAAGGCAAAGATGTTGAAAGCTTCAAAGTTCTTGTCATTTAAAGCTATATTTTGGTTCATCTACACAGTTCTATGTGTCTGAGTCTGTGTgtgagccccccctttttttgccccactgctttccccagaaaaacttgtcctcaatttgggttttccatagaatgttgtttgctctgattcagtgtcaaagagtgggttttcttggggaaagtgTTGGAGCTGGAAAGGCCAGGCTTGTGCCTACAAATGTGGagcaaaggtaagtgtggatgagccctttttTGTGTGAAGGTGTTTTAACTGCAACAACTTTGAAGTTAAAAATTAAGAGGCTTACTGCCATGTTTTTATTTCAGTGGTGCCTTTGAGCAAACAACTGGAATTCTCTTTCTCTAGAAGTGAAACATGCTCCAACATTGGTATGTTATCATTGTTTATGGGAAATTCTTATTTTGTCCCATACCGGtcaaattaattaataaataatctgGTGCTTATGGATATAccagattcatttattttatgtttacttTATACTGCATAAACTGctgtacaatttttaaaaagtcagagtGATGTAAAAATAGACTAGGAAACATAATATGTATCATAAAATAATGTTGAAAACATGAAACGAAATGGAATTACCAGTAAAAGCTTCAGAAATAAAATGGAGTAATTTCAGAAAGCTTGGGAATTTTAGTTGTCTATTGACTGCAGTAAGCATCTTAACTGCTAACTATAGCTACGTTCTAACTGTAAATGTTATATGCTTCTTTTGTTAGTGAAAGAGGTATGATTGTTTAGGGTGCAAGCCACAAACTTTTGTAAAACTCATTTCCCATGGCTTATTCATAGCTGACTTACATGAGGCAAGTAGATACAATTTATTATGCCAGGCTTGTTGTAAAAGACATTGATAGTTGAAAGCTGGGTGGATTCATGAATGAACATAGGGTTGATTCTGAGGGTGGTCAGGGTCTTTCCATCTTTAGCAAAGGATAGGAATTTGGGAGTCCGATATTGTATTGCTGTTTCACTTTGAAATAATCAGACCCCTCAAGAAACCTGGTTAAATATCAAATCCTTCAAAACAGCTCTTTATGCTCAGTGAGTTGCCTTAAGGGACTTGATCAGTATCATGATGAGTGATAGCTGGACTATTCTCTTCTTGGCCACCAATGGGCAGCAACTAGGACAATTGATACTGCTGGCCAAGAAGGACAAGAGATTTGCATTTCATTTAAGAGAAGATCCATTTAAGCAACATCCATTAAAATGAAAGGGGTCCAGATCAAAAAGATTTCTGGCCACATCAGAATGGTCCTGGCATAGCTGGAATTTGACAGTTTAGCTCCCACATGGGAAGCTGCACACACCTCCTCCATGCCggaaggagcactggaaatagcgttTGTGCATGCATGCGTGCGTGCACTCTCACAATTGCACTCCGACCCACCACAGCATCTGTAGGACCGTGAACTgacccaagccacaaaaactttgccgacacCTGTGCTTAGATATAACCCAATCCCTTTGACTTCAGTGGgagttactcccaagtaaacatgcacttGTTTGCAGCCCAAGGTCTAATCTTATGCAGATTTACCTGGTAGTAAGCAGAATTGAAGACAGAGAGGCTTGTGTAGGAGTTAACCTGCAAAGGATTgtgctctaaatcaggggtggagaAACTATGACCATTTATAATTTTTTGAACTGCAAGTGCCATCAGCCCTGATCATCGACCATCCTGACTGGAGTGATGAGAGGACCAGAGGTTCTCACTCACAAcatatattgtttttaatgttacaATGAAAATCTCAATTTATGCCTAATGTGGGTACATGCTTATAAGCAAATTTATTTAATGCTTcttatgcaaaaaataaatcctAAATCAGACTTGTGTACGTTAAATgtaaagcttgtgtgtgtgtgtgtgtgtgtgtatgtaatttTCCTTTCCTGAAAGTTACAAACACAATTCAGTGCTGTTGTCATTCTTCAACAGGAGTGTGCAAACAAATTTTACATTTTTTCCCTATCAGAAAAAGCAAAGTGGTCATAACTTGAGAAATGCATTATCGTGATAGTGATGAAATATTATCAGATTAATACGAAAGTTTCAGACATGTTATACCATTGTTAGAAGTGAAAATTTGAACTTGTAGTGTTGTAACCAGACTTAGACATGCTTAGTGCAGATCTATTGCAATCAATGTGACAGTCATTAGTCATGGCTAACaaaaacaatttctttttaaatggctCTACTCTTAGTATCATTAAATTTTGATCAGACCTTTATTTCATTCTGGACATAATTTATTAAAATGCTCACCTCAATCTGAAGTTGATTCTCTTTGAATATGGCAGTGCATGTATGCCTGAGACTAAATTTTATTTGCAGAAGCATGTGCTTTGAACAGCAGTGTGTTTCATCTCTGCTCCCAATAATGGTCATAAAGCTGTGAATCACCAAGGTGATCCATAGCTTGCATCATGGAGTTGTACCTTGGAGATTTACAATGTCTTAACTTACAATCCTTTCTCTAATTCACCAAAAGAGGCAGAAGAtgtaatcttttcttttttaaaaaagccattcaCTTCATGCTTAGGAGCTTTAACCATTTCACTCTCATTTTTAAGAATTATTTAGCTTACGTAACTCAGCTGTGAGAAAACAAAGTTGGACTTACTGTGAAATGTCCTTCTAGTCAGTGGAGTGTAGATCATAGAGGCAAGGGATGCTTCCTCCTGGAGGCAGATTCAAACAGTTTTTGCAAATAACTAGTGTTGGCCAGCCATATGGGGAGGGAAGCTTCTGCTAACTTACAATTCCTACCTAACTTGAACAAATAACCTGAACAGTGGCCTCCAAGTGCAACAAAAATGCCAGGATCAGCAAAACTCTTCAGCCATGACAGCTTCTCACTTGGTCATGGAGAGTCCTCAAATGGGAAGGAGATGTGAGgactccttctcaaagcctagtaAGCACTTACTAGGCATTGGGAAGAAGGAGGGTGGATTCTAgggccctgtcagagccctcacaccccTTCCCAAAGGGCTTGTTGTTTGGTTTCATTGCCAGGTACTGGCTGGAAGGCAGTGGAAAACTCTGCCCATTGAGTGTCCTCCCCATGGGGCTCCATCTTGGCCAGGGAAGAAGTATGGTCTTTTTCTGGCTTGCCAccatcttttcttctctttttccaaaactattttgatTCTGCTCCACTCCTCCACTGATCAAGCAATAAGTATTCTGAACTAATCTGATTTCAAGGGGTACTTCCTATTATAAACAGTTGTTCTCAAAGTTTATTCTCCATAAAACACTTGAAAATGTGTGTAGGTCTTGGtagacaactccccccccccaaatgctcttatagcaattgtaatgtgctgtggtaaatgctgtatgtttttaattgtatttttattccttttatttcttATCTTCCATTCTATTATATTGCATTTTCAGTGCCATAGAATTCAGATGACAAGCATTCTTCTCAGAAACACTTTGGAGTACTTCAATGAAGCTCACAGACAACTAGTGGTCTGCACAACAGAGTTGAGGAACCCTGTTCTAAAATGAATCAATTTATTTAATACTGGCTTCTAAAGCAGCTTTCAATTAAATACACACAAACTCTCATTTTTCAGGCTCTGCTCCTTTCATTGTTCTTTACAATAAATGAATTGGCTAGAAAAAATAAACTAGTCCAATTAGCTTCAGTATTCTTCCAGCAATATTCTGCTCTCTACTATCAAATGACTATTCTTAGAATTATAATACACTCTGGCATCCTCCAATATGTTGCCAGTGACCTTGTAGAATAATTTAACAGTTGCACAGCCCTACTAAATACATCTGGTGAATTCAAAAGCAAGTCATCAATCAATAGCCCTATCCTACTGAGACTCCCCACTAATCTGGTTATTAAAAAGTATATTACTCCTCTATATCTATTCTGATTGTGATCCCTTAATAAATTGGCATCTATTTATCAATGTGTCAAGATAACTTCTGAAGCTTTATAAAATAGAGTCCATCATCATAgcttatattgtattgtattatattgtGTTGTGAATTCTGGATGATAGGTTTTTCAAAGAAACAGGATTGCCTGGAGCTCTTTATCAAAAGACTTGTTTGCTTGTGTTTATGTTtacatattttactgtatttaatataatataatatttccTTGAGTTTCCTTGAATTCAAAACAGAAATAATATTCCTTACTGTTAAAGCAACATAAGACACAAGAATCAAGGTAAACATACTATTTATAATAAATATGCCATAATTCAACCTCTTTATTGAAGAAACCTGGGCTCTATTGCCAATGAATACATTTGAAACATTTAACACAAACAATTCAGCAGAATAGTGTCTTTAAACCTAAATGTAGCATAATGATAGCCATTGATGAGTATTGAGCATGACAGTCATTGATAATCTCATTCTCCAGCATTAATTCTAATTTCCATTTTAAGACcttctaaattggtggccatcaccacatccaATGAATTCTACAGGCTACCTAAGTATTGTGTGACTGATCTCCCCACCAGAAATTCTAGATTGTAGCCAGTTTAATGAGCAAACTTACAGCAAGATCCACTTGAATGACTAGGGTTAGAACCTGTGATTGAGTCAAGAGGTTCCTTATGCAACTAAACCATGCCAGCATGACTACCCATCACCTGCTGTGCCAGAAGAATACTGGCTTATCCCTACCATTCTGGCTGAGCTGGGACCAGGTAATCTGAGCTGAGCATGGCGAATCATAAACCAACATAAAGCCTCAAAAAGGGGTGTTCTGGGACCATAGCTGGACAACAGATGTAGGACTTAGGATGGAGCCTAGCCATGGTCATCTGGATCATGTTACCTGGAAATTTGACATAAGTTTAGTAGGGGAAAAAAGGATCATGTGAGACAAAAACAAGTTTTGCTCTGCCTGTCTTAAGCAGCAGTAGCACAGATTCTGAATGGACTTTGCATCTAATGTGGTTTACACCAGAATAGCTGAGACTGGGCTTGATCAGTATAAGGTTTCCCAAAAAAATATCAAACTCAGTCCTTATTAAGTCCTTCCCAACATAATGTTTACAAGAATGTTGATGTGTTCAATTAGGCAATGAAGCTTTTTAATTTTGAAGGTATTAGTTACACTTCTTTCTGAATGTTTATTACAGCATCCAGACACTGATCCAATGCTTTATCTGTCCCTTCTGAGTCAGATGTTatagagaagtagagctgtgtatAATCAGTGAATGGGTGGCACCTTGTTTCAAAACTCCTAACGACCACACTAAACAGCTTGCATTAAATAGCACTGAGGAAAGACCAGTATCCTGTGGAATCCCATTGTACAAATGCCAGGGGATACAAGATTCATATTTCTACCAAACATATGAAATAATCATTAATGTTGTCAAATAAACTCATATTTAGTGGGAATGTGACATCCATGTGATTGTTTGCTAATATAAATCACAAATGCCCTGAAGCAGAAGCCAAGTTAGATGGTCCTTCAGATTTTTGGAAATGGTAAAGAACATGACTGTTTTTAACCACAGATGCATAGAATAACAATATGTATCACTTGCATCCAACATACATCCAAAACATTTCTCCAAAAACCTTTCAGAAAAGGAATTCTGAAATACAACAAAAGAAATTACAACATTCATGTAGTCATTATCACTTAATCCATTAATATGACAAAGAGCCTAGGagtgtgataaataaataaaaatgagacGGGTCCTATTTTAAGCAGAAGGGAATATACCTAATATGAACATTTAGTTTCTCCATGTTTTTCAAATATCTGGAAATGATGAATCATGCAATGAGATGTTTCAGTTTTCTGGGTATTTTCCACACCGCCAGTTGGATGTCCTTGTTCCTGAGACTATAAATTATGGGATTAAGAACTGGTGGCAAAACTGTATATAATACAGCCGCAACCAAGTCCACAGTGGGGGAAGAAAGTGCTTTTGGCCTCATGTATGAAAACACACCTGTGGTGATGAATAAAGAAAAGACAGTCAGGTGAGGAGTGCAGGTAGAGAAAGCTTTATATCTGCCTTGGACTGATGGGATCCTCAGCACAGCAGAAAATATGTAGCCGTAGGAAGTAAAGATGAAGGTAAAAAAGAAAGAGTCCGGAATAAACCCAAAGACAAAAATAAGAATTTGATTCACTTTTGTATCACTGCAAGAAATCTTTTGCAATTGAGGAATGTCACAAAAATATTGCTCAATCATATTGGTTCCACAGAAATTTAGTATGAAAGTAAAACTGGTTTCCAGTACAGCATGGATCAGGCTGCCTATCCAGCAAGTAGCTGCCAATTGGATACAGGCATCCCGATTCATGATTAAGGTATATTGTAGTGGACGGCAGATTGCTACGTAACGGTCATATGCCATAACAGTGAGCAAGGCAAGCTCCCCACCAACAAATGTGACCACTAAGAAGACCTGTGTGACACATCCCGCAAAAGaaatcatgttgttgtttgtcAGTGAAATGGCGATGGATTTGGGCACAGTAGTGGAGATGGAGCAAACATCAAACAATGACAGGTTGGTTAAAAAGAAGTACATCGGGCTGTGAAGGTGGTGGTCTAGGGCCACAGCTGTGATGATGAGAGAATTTCCTAATAAGGCTGTTAAGTAAATGAAGAGAAATATTGCAGAATGCAAAATCTGCATATCACGGGTTTCGGAAAAACCCATCAGAAGGAACTCTGTTGGAGTAGATTGGTTAGCCATTTCTCTCATTTCCGTCATTCTGCAGATAGAAGTTAAATAGTTGTGAGTTAGTGGAGCTTACAAATTTTTGGAcattctgtgtttttttaaatatcattttagatATTGCGCTAGTTCACAACTACACATCTAGCCACATCAACAACCAAGTATGCACACTATCAATTGTTGATGTATTCTTTCATCCTGATATGACATGAAGCCTAATGGGGATAGTATGTGCACTCACATGTTTTCAGCTATTATGAGTTATCCACCCTCAAAGAATGGGCGAAAGGCAACAGAGACTGGGGGCATACATATACTTTATAAGCCATATGTCATATGATGGAAACAGTGCAGTTTTTACAGAAATCTTCCAGTGTGCCATCAAATGTACATAAATCATTTTATGAAATATGTAACatttggaagagagagagagagagagagagatcacactGAATTAACTAGATGGGGTAAAGGAACCACCATTCTAGCAAGTTGATTTGAAATttcatataaaacaaaacaaaaatgaaatcagAGTTGAAATTTGGAAAAGATTGTATTATGTGTATTCTCAGTGAGGCTTGTCTATTTCTTACTAAATACTTTAGTAATGTAAACCATGGAAATGGAAGCTTTCTTCAAGTATATGGCAATTAAAAAATTGTCAGACCTTCAGGCAACATAATCTTTGGGCtgtgcagaagtgctctgcaGCGGCATGTGTGTGCACAGAAGCAGTCCTCTGGGTACAAAATCTTTGGGATATGGCTGGGCCTCCATAATGGATAacgttcgtaaccggaggtaccactgtatttctagaaACATGGCCCATGGAAACACCAAAAAATGGCTATACTTGAATCCCTTCTCTTTCTTGAATCCTTTCTCTTGAATCCCTTCTCTTTCTTTAAGATGATCAATAAAGATTATACTCACCGCTGTTTCTCTCAGAAGATTAGAGTGCCAATGTGCTTGACAGGGATATTTATTTGAAGGTACATGGGTTGCCAGGAGGAGGTGATGTCATCCTCCTTTTCTGTGCTATTTCAGGATCTCTCTTGGGAGAACATACCAGTCCCATGATGCTGTGCAAAACAAATGTTGTCCATTTCCCTACTAGTTCCTTTAACATACATAAGCAGCTGTTGGATTAGTCTAGAAAGCGAAGGACACAAAGGGAGCTGAGGAGGAGAAAGACTCAACTAGCCAGTCCAGTTCTGCCCCAGATACTCCTCAATATATGTGAAAAGGAAGACGATCAGGAGAAGAGTGATATCACATCAGAGTATTTTCACCCAATCCTTGTATGCTAAGGttatctcattcattcatttctaccACTGAAATGTACACAATGTGTAAAGTAAAAGAAGTGGCAATGTTTCATGGACAATAGAAATCTAAAACATGCACATTGATATAATATCAGCATGTTACATTCCCCAGTTCACGGATTTAGTTGTTTTCAGGTATGATAACAAAGACACCATTGCAAAATCTCTTGAGAATCCTTGCTCTAGAGAAGTTTGTGCTTTTCCCATGTTGGTGCAATTAATTCATGTTTGCTGAAGGATGCACAATGAGGCACAAGATTTTACACCAAGAATTTATTTAGCCCTTTTGTTTTCCCGTGGATTCTGAACTATaggaaagaaaacagcaggagaTAAAAGAAAGATGAAAAAGGCTCCAAAAATTGACTTCTAGTATCTAGGGATTGTAGTGCATACCTAAATTTGGTATAACATCACAACTTTTTTAATTGCACTCCCACCTCATTTGTTTGCATCACAGGCAAATTCTTTCTGATCATGAACTTCTATTTTGAGCTTCCATACGTGTTCAGCTGAAGGACCTTAAGTACCCCTTCATATGAAGTGTGCTCTTCCATCATGTGCATTAGAGCTTacgtacatgtgtgtgtgtgtgtgtgtgtgtgtgtgtgtgtgtgtgtgtccaaaaaTATCCAAAAACATTTACCAGCATAGACAAATAATCCATGATTGGTCTCCATTCGTCCTTAAACACTTCGTCATTCTGTCATCTTAGTCTGGCagttaatttcaccatttcatcatAGTCTATcagtttcataagccaatccTCCTTCCTTGGTAATCCTTCTTCTTTCCACTTCTCTGCATATAAAGTTCtagttgctgttgttgcatatataaataaattcgAGTTTggatataaaaatacaaacaaaagtgttgtcatttgaatttaatttattttaggtAAAGGATGCCCAGTGAGATActgtggtaccccgggttaccgACACCTCGGGTTccagacacctcaggttacacactccgctaacccggaagtagtactgtgggttaagaactttacctcaggatgagaacagaaatccagcggcggcagtgcagtggcagcaggaggccccattagctaaagtggtacctcaggttaagaacagtttcaggttaagaacagacctccagaacaaattaagttcttaacgatAAACATGGTCTAAAGCTTCATTCATCAATTGGCCAAACATGCCATCATTCATAGCAACTCATAATGGGTGTTAGGCATAATAATTCATTAGGCCATCATTGATTACAGACCATGGGAACAAACACAGTGTGCGTAAGAAGGCATGTAACTCAGAAGTATGGAGTTGTCCCACATGGGGATCAGGAAGCCCacaccttggtattatcagcatcacactctaaccactgaacTATCCCAGCCACAtgaagttcatctagtccaacccccttgcagtcTGGGATTATGTTGTTGCCCCAAGCAGGAGATGAACCTGcaaacttggcattatcagcacactgttctaaccactgagctaGCCAGTCTACATGAGCTAATCTTCTGGTTGAACCCCTTACAATGTAGAGATATGCTGCTGCCCACTGTGGGAATAGAACCTGcaaacttggcattatcagcaccctcctcctccagccactGAGCTATCCATTCTACAGTTGCCATAGACCCAGTAAACATCGTTTCACGAAGCACTATTACTAATTTTAATGTTAGATGCATTTTTATCCAATGTTTAACAGAACACATTCTGAACAGCAGGAGATGAGTGGGCActagaaatttgcacaaaaaattGTGATGTATGTGAGACACAACATGAGCAATCATGCTAGGAGTAAGGTAACAAAAAGGGAGTGGCTCTCTGCCAGTCAACAAATGGGTAGGGCCCCTTCCTCAACTTTCTGGTAGTTAGAAATACAATGGCAAGAGTTTAGGGTGGAGTGATGTGAGCTAAAAACTGGAAGCAGCAGGCTGGGAAGCTGGAAACACAGACAGTTGCTGTTTATATTCTAAGCTGGAGCTATGAGAGAAGCAAGAGTGTCTTGAGGTGTTCATGCTGTGAACCCTACaatgtaggctcaggttgtatatatgtgtaaataaaccatatatcctaaagacaccacagtctctactgtacctcattccaaaggaaacaaaaaccctGGGTAACCAACTGGAACCCTTGGAATCTCGCACCACTCAGaaatttgggtggcatgcagcaATACGTTGAACACCCATATTTTATTTCAGAGGTACAGaatacatatgcattttggataacATTGTAAGTACCTGAATTAAAAACTAACACTGGAAACACAGTGATTGTACAGTCAGTAGGAGTATAAACACTGTTAAAGATTTGTTCTCTGTGGAATAGAATTCAATTTTAGTTTGCATCTT
Protein-coding regions in this window:
- the LOC114583021 gene encoding olfactory receptor 14A16-like, producing the protein MTEMREMANQSTPTEFLLMGFSETRDMQILHSAIFLFIYLTALLGNSLIITAVALDHHLHSPMYFFLTNLSLFDVCSISTTVPKSIAISLTNNNMISFAGCVTQVFLVVTFVGGELALLTVMAYDRYVAICRPLQYTLIMNRDACIQLAATCWIGSLIHAVLETSFTFILNFCGTNMIEQYFCDIPQLQKISCSDTKVNQILIFVFGFIPDSFFFTFIFTSYGYIFSAVLRIPSVQGRYKAFSTCTPHLTVFSLFITTGVFSYMRPKALSSPTVDLVAAVLYTVLPPVLNPIIYSLRNKDIQLAVWKIPRKLKHLIA